Proteins found in one Subtercola endophyticus genomic segment:
- a CDS encoding alpha-hydroxy acid oxidase — protein sequence MVDRRIPKVRDLAPLMQFKTPDLNAKRRRLAGALTIADLRDIAKRRTPKAAFDYTEGAAEGEISLARARQAFEDIQFNPAILRDVSTVNTGWDVLGAPVSMPFGIAPTGFTRMMQSEGEIAGASAAAAAGIPFSLSTMGTTAIEDVKAANPNGRNWFQLYMWKDRDRSMALVDRAAAAGFDTLLVTVDVPVAGARLRDKRNGFSIPPQLTLGTVINAIPRPEWWINFLTTEPLAFASLDRWSGTVGELLDSMFDPTVTFDDLAWIKAQWPGKVVVKGVQNVADARRLADLGVDGIVLSNHGGRQLDRAPIPFHLLPEVVREVGNEYEVHLDTGIMSGADIVAAVALGARFTLVGRAYLYGLMAGGREGVDRMIQILSEQIVRTMRLLGVNSLEELTPEHVTQLERLIPRARAAAAELV from the coding sequence ATGGTTGACCGTCGCATTCCGAAAGTGCGCGACCTTGCGCCCCTGATGCAGTTCAAGACTCCCGACCTCAACGCCAAGCGGCGCCGCCTGGCTGGCGCGCTGACCATCGCGGACCTGCGCGACATCGCCAAGCGCCGCACGCCGAAGGCCGCGTTCGACTACACCGAAGGCGCCGCCGAGGGCGAGATCAGCCTGGCGCGTGCCCGGCAGGCGTTCGAAGACATTCAGTTCAACCCCGCCATTCTGCGCGACGTCTCGACGGTGAACACCGGGTGGGATGTGCTCGGAGCGCCCGTTTCGATGCCGTTCGGTATCGCACCGACGGGCTTCACGCGCATGATGCAGAGCGAGGGAGAGATCGCCGGCGCCTCGGCCGCGGCGGCCGCGGGCATCCCGTTCTCGCTGTCGACGATGGGCACCACCGCCATCGAAGACGTGAAAGCAGCCAACCCGAACGGCCGCAACTGGTTTCAGCTGTACATGTGGAAAGATCGCGACCGTTCGATGGCCCTGGTCGACAGGGCCGCGGCCGCCGGTTTCGATACCCTGCTCGTGACGGTCGACGTGCCCGTGGCCGGCGCGCGGCTGCGTGACAAGCGAAACGGCTTCTCGATTCCGCCACAGTTGACGCTCGGCACCGTGATCAACGCGATTCCCCGGCCCGAATGGTGGATCAACTTTCTCACCACCGAGCCCCTCGCCTTCGCCTCGCTCGACCGCTGGTCGGGCACCGTCGGCGAGCTGCTCGACTCGATGTTCGACCCCACCGTGACCTTCGACGACCTCGCCTGGATCAAGGCGCAATGGCCCGGCAAGGTGGTCGTCAAGGGTGTGCAGAACGTGGCGGATGCCCGTCGGCTCGCCGATCTCGGCGTCGACGGCATCGTGCTCTCGAATCACGGTGGGCGCCAGCTCGACCGTGCGCCGATTCCTTTCCACTTGCTGCCCGAAGTGGTTCGGGAGGTCGGAAACGAATACGAGGTGCACCTCGATACGGGCATCATGTCGGGCGCCGACATCGTGGCCGCAGTGGCGCTGGGCGCCCGCTTCACGCTGGTCGGCCGCGCCTACCTCTACGGGCTGATGGCGGGCGGGCGCGAGGGTGTCGACCGCATGATCCAGATTCTCTCCGAACAGATCGTGCGCACGATGCGCCTGCTCGGTGTGAACTCGCTCGAAGAACTCACCCCCGAGCACGTCACTCAGCTCGAGCGGCTCATCCCGCGTGCTCGAGCCGCGGCCGCCGAACTCGTCTGA
- a CDS encoding helix-turn-helix domain-containing protein translates to MPALNERATAALSSAESTRLAAGLPGIRTALGKRELPEPALDAVLDLLDRLAEGHAVVVASTDTLLTTSQAAELIGISATYLLRLANNGTIPVEYRGTHRRFRLADAMHYLEESKRLRQRSETPTPEAK, encoded by the coding sequence ATGCCAGCACTGAATGAGCGCGCGACCGCCGCACTGTCGAGCGCCGAAAGTACTCGGCTCGCGGCGGGGCTGCCGGGCATCCGCACCGCCCTGGGCAAGCGCGAACTACCGGAGCCCGCGCTCGACGCCGTGCTCGACCTGCTCGATCGCCTCGCCGAGGGTCACGCGGTGGTGGTCGCTTCGACCGACACGCTCTTGACGACCTCGCAGGCCGCCGAACTCATCGGCATCTCAGCCACGTATCTGCTGCGCCTTGCCAACAACGGCACGATTCCGGTCGAATATCGCGGAACTCACCGACGGTTTCGCCTGGCAGACGCTATGCATTACCTCGAGGAGTCGAAACGATTGCGGCAGCGTTCTGAGACACCCACCCCAGAAGCGAAATGA
- a CDS encoding FadR/GntR family transcriptional regulator produces MIEVNALTPTTGTISAPTPSVTTAPVARAATRAWEDVLAHIERELLAGTLLPGDHLPSERTLATELGVGRSSVREALRVLEVLGLLRTQTGSGPESGAIIIARPSGGMSSLIRLQVAAQGFRVDDVVSTRLILETAIAAQLAESVAGARRAESVAGARRAEPVAGARRAEPVAGAAANASAPPPTTTGERMPDLSPALELLDAMEAGDPAPPEFLALDAQFHFSLAMAAGNQVIAATMTGLRDSIESYSIAGVANLTSWQATAARLKREHRAIVAAIESGDSAAARAAVNSHITGYYAEAGFGHPQVAADAEAVHPRLEANAEAYADHSQLAADPVHPHPTDSPEPPTKGTTHG; encoded by the coding sequence ATGATCGAGGTGAACGCCCTGACCCCCACAACCGGCACCATCTCGGCCCCGACGCCATCCGTCACGACCGCACCGGTGGCCCGCGCAGCAACGCGTGCCTGGGAAGACGTGCTCGCCCACATCGAACGCGAACTGCTGGCCGGCACTCTGCTGCCCGGCGACCACCTGCCCTCCGAACGCACTCTGGCGACCGAGCTCGGCGTCGGCAGATCATCCGTTCGCGAAGCGCTGCGTGTGCTCGAAGTTCTCGGGCTGCTGCGCACCCAGACGGGATCGGGGCCGGAGTCGGGCGCCATCATCATCGCCCGCCCCTCCGGCGGTATGTCGTCGCTCATCCGTCTGCAGGTCGCGGCGCAGGGCTTTCGGGTCGATGACGTCGTGAGCACGCGGCTCATCCTCGAGACCGCCATCGCCGCGCAACTCGCCGAGTCGGTGGCGGGCGCGCGACGGGCCGAGTCGGTGGCGGGCGCGCGACGGGCCGAGCCGGTGGCGGGCGCGCGACGGGCCGAGCCGGTGGCGGGCGCGGCAGCGAATGCGTCGGCCCCACCCCCGACTACAACGGGCGAGCGGATGCCCGACCTCTCTCCAGCGCTCGAACTACTCGATGCGATGGAGGCCGGCGACCCCGCACCGCCCGAGTTTCTCGCGCTCGACGCCCAGTTTCACTTCTCCCTCGCCATGGCGGCCGGAAACCAGGTGATCGCCGCCACCATGACGGGCCTGCGCGACTCCATCGAGAGCTACTCCATCGCGGGCGTGGCCAACCTCACCTCGTGGCAGGCCACCGCGGCACGCCTCAAGCGGGAGCACCGCGCGATCGTTGCGGCGATCGAATCCGGTGACTCGGCCGCCGCGCGCGCCGCGGTGAACAGCCACATCACCGGGTATTACGCCGAAGCGGGGTTCGGGCATCCGCAGGTCGCGGCCGACGCGGAGGCCGTGCATCCGCGTCTCGAGGCCAACGCAGAGGCCTATGCCGACCACTCGCAGCTCGCGGCCGACCCCGTGCATCCGCACCCCACAGACTCCCCCGAACCACCCACGAAAGGCACGACCCATGGTTGA